The following coding sequences are from one Streptomyces dengpaensis window:
- a CDS encoding GntR family transcriptional regulator translates to MREALTAAASRRVTRPAPLRQAVYDALTELIVSGSLKPGQHLVEAELAEHLGVSRQPVREALQRLQTNGWVDLRPAQGAFVHSPTEEEAVQLLSVRAVLETYSAQLAAQNAKPEDVERLWELQQEGVEALAEGDVERLVTANTALHAYITSMADNAVLTELISQVGQKVRWYYTPIAQPRGKEAWNEHAQLIKAIAKGNADRASEIMRKHTERTTDFYRKQIAAGAGQD, encoded by the coding sequence ATGCGCGAGGCACTCACGGCCGCTGCGTCCCGGCGCGTCACCCGCCCGGCACCGCTGCGCCAGGCCGTCTACGACGCGCTGACCGAACTGATCGTCAGCGGCTCCCTCAAGCCCGGCCAGCACCTCGTCGAGGCCGAACTCGCCGAACACCTCGGCGTCAGCCGCCAGCCGGTACGCGAGGCGCTGCAACGACTCCAGACCAACGGCTGGGTCGACCTGCGCCCCGCCCAGGGCGCCTTCGTGCACTCCCCCACCGAGGAAGAGGCCGTCCAGCTGCTCAGCGTCCGCGCGGTCCTTGAGACCTACTCGGCCCAGCTCGCCGCCCAGAACGCGAAGCCCGAAGACGTCGAACGCCTCTGGGAGTTGCAGCAGGAGGGCGTCGAAGCGCTCGCCGAGGGTGATGTCGAACGTCTGGTCACCGCCAACACCGCTCTGCACGCCTACATCACCTCCATGGCCGACAACGCCGTACTGACTGAGCTGATCTCGCAGGTGGGCCAGAAGGTGCGCTGGTACTACACGCCCATCGCCCAGCCCCGCGGCAAGGAGGCCTGGAACGAGCACGCGCAGCTCATCAAGGCCATCGCCAAGGGGAACGCGGACCGCGCGAGCGAGATCATGCGCAAGCACACCGAGCGCACCACCGACTTCTATCGCAAGCAGATCGCTGCCGGGGCGGGCCAGGACTGA
- a CDS encoding HupE/UreJ family protein, whose protein sequence is MTAPIAAAPDGPSKSGAAAATILQASDPESRDLTVPSFPLLSRRLPLRRLPAAVLAAAAILCGLVTAGLVHPAPAAAHDASTSAYAEVTGTDAEAVLDLEYDLLMKSAWLYAEAYEAKDRAEQLRQLRVNADAVTEYVTERFAVTYDDKPCTPTMAGDADVHTRGSRPFAVLTLTYACAGGAGGTHEISSALFPDAETFVHGTETIVDYDLHGQRGSVVLTAAEPTLKTAEHQEPRQVVEFFLLGAEHLLFGLDHILFLLSLLMGARGLRDVVLTATAFTAAHSITFLLAAMDVVDVPGAVVEPVIAASIVVVALANLRYRDRDRTARWRLPVVFVFGLLHGLGFAGALGIDESWSWELLLSLLSFNVGIEAVQLCLTALLFPPLALLRRTPAHRWALPALTAPVVAVSLYWFCARIPLPV, encoded by the coding sequence GTGACAGCACCGATCGCCGCCGCCCCGGACGGACCGAGCAAGTCCGGGGCGGCGGCCGCCACCATTCTCCAGGCCTCCGATCCGGAATCCCGAGACCTCACCGTGCCTTCGTTCCCGCTACTCTCCCGCCGGCTGCCGCTCCGCCGGCTGCCCGCAGCCGTCCTCGCCGCCGCGGCGATCCTCTGCGGCCTGGTCACAGCCGGCCTCGTCCATCCCGCCCCGGCCGCCGCGCACGACGCGAGCACCAGCGCCTACGCCGAGGTGACCGGCACCGACGCCGAGGCCGTGCTCGACCTCGAGTACGACCTGCTCATGAAGTCGGCCTGGCTCTACGCGGAGGCGTACGAAGCGAAGGACCGGGCCGAGCAGCTTCGCCAACTGCGGGTCAACGCCGACGCCGTGACCGAGTACGTCACCGAGCGCTTCGCCGTCACCTACGACGACAAACCGTGCACGCCAACCATGGCGGGCGACGCGGACGTCCACACCCGCGGCAGTCGACCCTTCGCGGTGCTGACGCTCACCTACGCGTGCGCGGGCGGCGCCGGGGGCACCCATGAGATCTCCAGCGCGCTGTTCCCCGACGCCGAGACCTTCGTCCACGGCACGGAGACGATCGTCGACTACGACCTCCACGGGCAGCGGGGCTCCGTGGTCCTGACCGCCGCGGAGCCGACGTTGAAGACCGCCGAACACCAGGAGCCGCGCCAGGTCGTGGAGTTCTTCCTGCTCGGTGCCGAGCACCTGCTGTTCGGCCTGGACCACATCCTCTTCCTGCTGTCCCTGCTCATGGGGGCCCGCGGCCTGCGCGACGTCGTCCTCACGGCGACCGCCTTCACCGCCGCACACAGCATCACGTTCCTGCTGGCGGCCATGGACGTCGTGGACGTACCGGGAGCGGTCGTCGAACCGGTCATCGCGGCGTCGATCGTCGTCGTGGCCCTCGCCAACCTCAGGTACCGCGACCGCGACCGGACCGCCCGATGGCGGTTGCCGGTCGTCTTCGTGTTCGGTCTCCTGCACGGCCTGGGCTTCGCCGGCGCGCTGGGCATCGACGAGAGCTGGTCCTGGGAGCTGCTGCTGTCGCTCCTGAGCTTCAACGTCGGCATCGAGGCGGTGCAACTGTGCCTCACCGCCCTGCTGTTCCCGCCGCTGGCGCTGCTCCGCCGGACCCCCGCGCACCGCTGGGCCCTGCCCGCGCTGACGGCTCCCGTCGTGGCCGTCAGCCTGTACTGGTTCTGCGCCCGCATCCCCCTGCCGGTGTGA
- a CDS encoding beta-class carbonic anhydrase has product MSTPAPRLAQSTSRIPGGGTVTDRLVESNRAYAAGFVDPGMGARPVLRVAVVACMDARIDLHAALGLELGDCHTVRNAGGVVTDDTIRSLTISQRALGTRSVVLIHHTGCGLQSLTEDFRIELEMEVGQRPAWAVEAFRDVDQDVRQSMQRVRTSPFLPYTDDVRGFVFDVSTGLLREIDPIDPRH; this is encoded by the coding sequence ATGTCGACACCGGCCCCCCGTCTCGCTCAGTCCACCAGCAGGATTCCCGGCGGCGGGACGGTCACCGACCGGCTCGTGGAGTCCAACCGCGCCTACGCCGCCGGATTCGTCGACCCAGGCATGGGCGCCCGCCCCGTCCTGCGCGTCGCGGTCGTGGCCTGTATGGACGCCAGGATCGACCTGCACGCCGCGCTCGGATTGGAGTTGGGCGATTGTCACACCGTCCGTAACGCGGGCGGAGTGGTCACCGACGACACGATCCGCTCCCTGACGATCAGTCAACGCGCGCTGGGCACACGCAGCGTCGTACTCATCCACCACACCGGCTGCGGACTGCAGAGCCTGACCGAGGACTTCCGGATCGAACTGGAGATGGAGGTCGGGCAGCGGCCGGCGTGGGCCGTCGAGGCATTTCGGGACGTCGATCAGGACGTACGGCAGTCGATGCAGCGGGTGCGGACGTCGCCGTTCCTGCCGTACACCGATGACGTCCGAGGTTTCGTCTTCGACGTGTCGACGGGGTTGCTGCGGGAGATCGATCCGATCGACCCACGGCACTGA
- a CDS encoding DUF6247 family protein, with protein sequence MTALPAQPQAGEPLIPMPALTPDALRAAVEQLTPSRMPVFVRDLVDATTSAQQAQSLAPLRTFVHTWGVFVAIQRYPSRAARLRHLEEVVSGGVEDPADAITEIRKIHVEAEAEAGL encoded by the coding sequence GTGACCGCACTGCCCGCGCAGCCGCAGGCCGGTGAGCCGCTCATCCCCATGCCCGCTCTGACCCCCGATGCCCTGCGTGCCGCCGTCGAGCAGCTGACGCCGAGCCGTATGCCGGTGTTCGTCCGTGATCTCGTCGACGCGACCACCAGCGCTCAGCAGGCCCAGTCTCTCGCGCCGCTGCGCACCTTCGTCCACACGTGGGGCGTGTTCGTCGCGATCCAGCGCTATCCCTCACGAGCCGCACGCCTGCGGCACCTGGAGGAGGTGGTGAGCGGCGGGGTGGAGGATCCAGCGGATGCCATCACGGAGATCAGGAAGATCCACGTGGAGGCGGAGGCCGAGGCCGGACTGTGA
- a CDS encoding EVE domain-containing protein yields MNPGDRLWYFFSQPESAVAAVAEVDREPQEDPDDSDFPYRVDVTLLPRPTDALYRNPVGRDELELGQVRSVQKVKPGALAVLLARAGL; encoded by the coding sequence ATGAACCCGGGCGACCGCCTGTGGTACTTCTTCAGCCAACCGGAGTCGGCGGTCGCCGCGGTGGCCGAGGTCGACAGGGAGCCGCAGGAGGACCCCGACGACTCCGACTTCCCCTACCGGGTCGACGTGACCCTGCTACCCAGGCCCACGGACGCGCTGTACCGCAACCCGGTGGGCCGGGACGAGCTGGAACTCGGCCAGGTGCGGTCGGTGCAGAAGGTCAAGCCGGGGGCATTGGCAGTCCTGCTGGCGCGTGCTGGCCTGTAG
- a CDS encoding acyl-CoA dehydrogenase family protein, translating to MSYRIALSEVLSTVITPSAEVTGGQGRFPRGSVTALGGAGLLGLTVSTEFGGGGMGLPDAAEVVARVARVCPATAAVLQSHYAAVAVIESYGSDWVRGEIAAGRHLGSLALAEDGPGEQGVRGELWAARSSAARSGDVVALRARKHEVVAAGEADSYVWSSRPVTAPDGLTLWVVPAHAPDLFVPARPDGGGPGGSATSTVFADPVLVPADAMLGPDGGGLDIVLRTVLPWLLELQAAVGGEAVHSAVADVPLRPDRRVTDSLASS from the coding sequence GTGTCGTACCGCATCGCTCTCTCTGAAGTCCTGAGCACAGTCATCACGCCGTCCGCCGAAGTGACCGGCGGTCAGGGCAGATTTCCCCGCGGGTCTGTGACCGCCCTCGGCGGCGCCGGGCTGCTGGGACTCACCGTCTCCACGGAATTCGGCGGCGGCGGCATGGGATTGCCGGATGCCGCCGAGGTGGTGGCACGGGTCGCACGCGTCTGCCCGGCGACGGCGGCCGTGCTCCAGTCCCACTATGCGGCGGTCGCCGTCATCGAGTCGTACGGCAGCGACTGGGTCCGTGGTGAGATCGCCGCCGGTCGCCACCTCGGCAGCCTCGCTCTGGCCGAGGACGGCCCCGGCGAACAGGGCGTGCGGGGGGAGCTCTGGGCGGCACGCTCCAGCGCCGCCCGCTCCGGAGATGTGGTCGCCCTGCGTGCCCGTAAGCATGAGGTGGTCGCGGCGGGAGAAGCCGACAGTTACGTCTGGTCCTCCCGGCCGGTCACCGCGCCGGACGGCCTGACGCTCTGGGTGGTGCCCGCGCACGCCCCGGACCTGTTCGTGCCGGCCCGGCCCGACGGGGGAGGGCCAGGTGGCAGTGCGACGTCCACCGTGTTCGCCGACCCGGTCCTGGTTCCCGCCGACGCCATGCTCGGACCGGACGGCGGTGGGCTCGACATCGTGCTGCGCACCGTCCTGCCGTGGCTGCTCGAACTACAGGCCGCCGTCGGCGGCGAGGCGGTTCATTCGGCGGTGGCCGACGTCCCGCTCCGGCCCGATCGCCGCGTCACCGATTCCCTCGCGTCGTCGTGA
- the fdhF gene encoding formate dehydrogenase subunit alpha yields the protein MTLLKEPDFGTPERPGPATVSVEVDGLPVTVPEGTSVMRAAALAGVDIPKLCATDSLEAFGSCRLCVVEIDGRRGTPASCTTPCADGMKVSTQTPKVEKLRQGVMELYISDHPLDCLTCPANGDCELQDMAGVVGLRQVRYGYEGENHLDAEKDTSNPYFDFDPSKCIACSRCVRACGEVQGTFALTIEGRGFDSKVSAGAGETFLDSECVSCGACVQACPTSTLQERSVVELGMPTRSVVTTCAYCGVGCSFKAELRGDELVRMVPYKDGGANEGHSCVKGRFAFGYASHPDRVLKPMVRERITDPWREVEWDEAIGTVATKMRELQDRYGSSSIGAISSSRCTNEEVYVVQKMVRAAFGNNNVDTCARVCHSPTGYGLKQTFGESAGTQDFRSVAEADVIMVIGANPTDGHPVFASRMKRRLREGAELIVVDPRRIDLVRSPHIEAAHHLQLRPSTNVAVVNAMAHVVVTEGLADLAFVEQRCEGFDEWAEFVARPENSPEATEEISGVPSEELRAAARLYANAPNGAIYYGLGVTEHSQGSTMVMGMANLAMACGNIGRDGVGVNPLRGQNNVQGSCDMGSFPHELPGYRHVSDDAVRDVFENLWGGTILAEPGLRIPNMFDAAIDGSFRGLFVHGEDIAQSDPNLKHVTAALEAMELVVVQDLFLNETAKFAHVFLPGASFLEKDGTFTNAERRINRVRAVMKPKTGKHEWQIISEIATAMGYPMSYDHPSRIMDEIATVTPTFTGVSFDVLDKLGSVQWPCNESAPEGTPVMHVDEFVRGKGKFVVTSYVATNERSTRRFPLVLTTGRILSQYNVGAQTRRTGNVAWHPEDILELHPHDAEERGIKDGDLVTLASRVGQTTLHAEISDRMPVGVVYTTFHHPVTGANVVTTENSDWATNCPEYKVTAVQVGLAHPLERGDTKVAEAEDGQLVTVVD from the coding sequence ATGACACTCCTCAAGGAACCCGACTTCGGAACCCCGGAAAGGCCCGGCCCGGCGACGGTGTCGGTGGAGGTGGACGGCCTGCCGGTGACCGTCCCGGAGGGCACGTCGGTGATGCGCGCCGCCGCGCTCGCCGGCGTCGACATACCCAAACTGTGCGCCACCGACAGCCTTGAGGCGTTCGGCTCGTGTCGGCTGTGCGTGGTGGAGATCGACGGCCGGCGCGGCACCCCGGCGTCCTGCACCACACCGTGCGCCGACGGGATGAAGGTGAGCACCCAGACGCCGAAGGTGGAGAAGCTCCGCCAGGGCGTCATGGAGCTCTACATCTCCGACCATCCGCTGGACTGCCTCACCTGCCCGGCCAACGGCGACTGTGAGTTGCAGGACATGGCCGGCGTGGTCGGACTGCGGCAGGTGCGGTACGGCTACGAGGGCGAGAACCACCTCGATGCCGAGAAGGACACGTCCAACCCGTACTTCGACTTCGACCCGTCCAAGTGCATCGCCTGCTCCCGCTGCGTGCGGGCCTGCGGCGAGGTGCAGGGCACGTTCGCGCTGACCATCGAGGGGCGCGGCTTCGACTCCAAGGTCTCGGCGGGCGCCGGCGAGACCTTCTTGGACTCCGAGTGCGTGTCCTGCGGGGCCTGCGTGCAGGCCTGCCCGACCTCGACGCTTCAGGAGCGCTCAGTGGTCGAACTCGGCATGCCGACCAGGTCGGTGGTCACCACGTGCGCGTACTGCGGTGTCGGCTGCTCGTTCAAGGCCGAGCTGCGCGGCGACGAGCTGGTGCGGATGGTGCCCTACAAGGACGGCGGCGCGAACGAGGGCCACTCCTGTGTGAAGGGCCGCTTCGCCTTCGGTTACGCGTCGCACCCCGACCGGGTCCTCAAGCCCATGGTCCGCGAAAGGATCACCGACCCGTGGCGTGAGGTCGAGTGGGACGAGGCCATCGGCACCGTCGCCACGAAGATGCGCGAGCTCCAGGACCGGTACGGATCGAGTTCGATCGGCGCCATCTCCTCGTCGCGCTGTACCAACGAAGAGGTCTACGTCGTACAGAAGATGGTGCGCGCGGCCTTCGGCAACAACAACGTCGACACCTGCGCCCGCGTCTGCCACTCCCCGACGGGATACGGACTCAAGCAGACCTTCGGCGAGTCGGCCGGCACCCAGGACTTCCGGTCGGTCGCCGAGGCCGATGTGATCATGGTGATCGGCGCGAACCCCACGGACGGGCACCCGGTGTTCGCCTCCCGGATGAAGCGCCGCCTGCGCGAGGGCGCCGAGCTCATCGTGGTCGATCCGCGCCGCATCGATCTCGTGCGCTCGCCGCACATCGAGGCCGCGCACCACCTCCAGCTCAGGCCGAGCACGAACGTCGCCGTCGTCAACGCCATGGCGCACGTGGTGGTCACCGAGGGCCTGGCCGACCTGGCCTTCGTGGAGCAGCGGTGCGAAGGGTTCGACGAGTGGGCGGAGTTCGTCGCCCGCCCGGAGAACAGCCCGGAGGCGACCGAGGAGATCAGTGGCGTACCGTCCGAGGAACTGCGGGCGGCCGCCCGGCTGTACGCGAACGCACCCAACGGGGCCATCTACTACGGCCTCGGCGTCACCGAGCACAGCCAGGGCTCGACCATGGTCATGGGAATGGCCAACCTCGCGATGGCATGCGGCAACATCGGCCGGGACGGCGTCGGCGTGAACCCGCTGCGCGGTCAGAACAACGTGCAGGGCTCGTGCGACATGGGTTCGTTCCCGCACGAGCTGCCCGGCTACCGTCACGTCTCCGACGACGCCGTACGCGATGTGTTCGAGAACCTCTGGGGCGGCACCATCCTCGCCGAGCCCGGACTCCGGATCCCGAACATGTTCGACGCCGCGATCGACGGGTCCTTCCGGGGCCTGTTCGTCCACGGCGAGGACATCGCTCAGTCCGACCCGAACCTCAAGCACGTCACCGCCGCGCTCGAAGCGATGGAACTGGTCGTCGTACAGGACCTGTTCCTCAACGAGACGGCGAAGTTCGCGCATGTCTTCCTGCCCGGTGCGTCGTTCCTGGAGAAGGACGGCACCTTCACCAACGCCGAGCGCCGTATCAACCGCGTGCGCGCGGTGATGAAGCCGAAGACGGGCAAGCACGAGTGGCAGATCATCAGCGAGATCGCCACCGCGATGGGTTACCCCATGTCCTATGACCACCCGAGCCGGATCATGGACGAGATCGCCACGGTCACACCGACCTTCACCGGTGTCTCCTTCGATGTGCTGGACAAGCTCGGCAGCGTCCAGTGGCCGTGCAACGAGTCGGCTCCGGAGGGAACTCCGGTCATGCATGTCGACGAATTCGTGCGCGGCAAGGGCAAGTTCGTGGTCACCAGCTACGTGGCGACCAACGAGCGCAGCACCCGGCGCTTCCCCCTGGTCCTGACCACGGGCCGCATCCTCAGCCAGTACAACGTCGGGGCGCAGACCCGCCGTACCGGCAATGTCGCGTGGCACCCCGAGGACATCCTGGAGCTGCACCCGCACGACGCCGAGGAACGTGGCATCAAGGACGGTGATCTGGTGACGCTGGCCAGCCGTGTCGGGCAGACGACCCTGCACGCGGAGATCTCCGACCGGATGCCTGTCGGCGTCGTTTACACCACGTTCCACCACCCCGTGACCGGCGCCAACGTGGTGACCACGGAGAACTCGGACTGGGCGACCAACTGCCCGGAGTACAAGGTGACCGCCGTACAGGTCGGCCTCGCGCACCCGCTCGAGCGCGGTGACACGAAGGTGGCCGAAGCCGAGGACGGCCAACTGGTCACGGTGGTGGACTGA
- a CDS encoding formate dehydrogenase subunit delta, giving the protein MANDIAAHHGHLPSELAAEAIAGHLGRFWDPRMRTRLYEFVDAGADGLDPLVVAAVRLMR; this is encoded by the coding sequence ATGGCCAACGACATCGCCGCGCACCATGGACACCTGCCGAGCGAGCTGGCCGCCGAGGCGATCGCGGGACACCTGGGCAGGTTCTGGGACCCGCGCATGCGCACCCGGTTGTACGAGTTCGTGGACGCCGGAGCGGACGGGCTCGACCCGTTGGTGGTCGCCGCCGTGCGGCTGATGCGCTGA
- a CDS encoding NAD(P)H-dependent oxidoreductase subunit E, with the protein MTTSGSDVTVENVVRRVAAGHRGQRGALLPVLHAVQAELGHVPQEAIPVLADEFNLSRADVHGVVTFYHDFRREPAGRTTVRICRAEACQALGAGSLVGYAREAGLSLGETTADGAVTVEQVFCLGNCALGPTVEVNGRLHGRVGPAQLGAILNGTVSS; encoded by the coding sequence ATGACGACCAGCGGGAGTGACGTGACGGTCGAGAACGTGGTGCGGAGGGTGGCGGCCGGTCACCGAGGTCAGCGCGGCGCGCTGCTGCCCGTACTGCACGCCGTTCAGGCCGAGTTGGGCCATGTGCCGCAAGAGGCGATACCGGTGCTCGCCGACGAGTTCAACCTCTCCCGTGCGGACGTCCACGGAGTGGTGACCTTCTACCACGACTTTCGCCGCGAGCCTGCCGGACGCACCACGGTGCGGATATGCCGTGCCGAGGCCTGCCAGGCCCTGGGCGCGGGCAGCCTGGTGGGCTATGCCCGCGAGGCCGGACTGTCCCTCGGGGAGACGACGGCGGACGGCGCGGTGACCGTGGAGCAGGTCTTCTGCCTCGGCAACTGCGCTCTCGGGCCGACGGTAGAGGTGAACGGTCGGCTGCACGGACGAGTGGGCCCGGCCCAGCTGGGCGCGATCCTCAACGGGACGGTCTCTTCATGA
- the frc gene encoding formyl-CoA transferase yields MTKALEGVRVLDMTHVQSGPSATQILAWLGADVVKLEAPTGDITRKQLRDLPDVDSLYFTMLNSNKRSITLNTKTDRGQQILTELIRRSDVMVENFGPGAIDRMGFTWDRIREINPQIVYASIKGFGEGPYTNYKAYEVVAQAMGGSMSTTGFEDGPPLATGAQIGDSGTGIHAVAGILAALFQRTHTGRGQRVNVAMQHAVLNLCRVKLRDQQRLAHGPLAEYPNEDFGDEVPRSGNASGGGQPGWAVRCAPGGPNDYVYVIVQPVGWKPISELIGRPELAEDPEWATPEARLPKLEKMFQLIEEWTSTLPKLRVLEALNAHNIPCGPVLSTKEIIEDASLAANGIVVEVEHPERGSYVTVGNPLKLSDSPVEVERSPLLGEHNEEIYLGELGISHDELPMLKAQGVI; encoded by the coding sequence ATGACGAAGGCTCTCGAGGGCGTGCGCGTCCTGGATATGACGCACGTGCAGTCCGGCCCGTCCGCAACGCAGATCCTCGCGTGGCTCGGCGCCGATGTGGTCAAGCTGGAGGCGCCGACCGGTGACATCACCCGCAAGCAGCTGCGCGATCTCCCGGACGTCGACTCCCTCTACTTCACGATGCTCAACAGCAACAAACGCAGCATCACCCTCAACACCAAGACCGACCGCGGCCAGCAGATCCTCACGGAACTGATCCGCCGCAGCGACGTCATGGTCGAGAACTTCGGACCCGGCGCCATCGACCGCATGGGCTTCACCTGGGACCGCATCCGCGAGATCAACCCCCAGATCGTCTACGCCTCCATCAAGGGCTTCGGCGAAGGCCCCTACACCAACTACAAGGCGTACGAGGTCGTCGCCCAAGCCATGGGCGGATCCATGTCGACCACCGGCTTCGAAGACGGCCCCCCACTCGCCACCGGCGCCCAGATCGGCGACTCCGGCACCGGCATCCACGCCGTCGCGGGCATCCTCGCCGCCCTCTTCCAGCGCACCCACACCGGCCGCGGCCAGCGGGTCAACGTGGCCATGCAGCATGCCGTGCTCAACCTCTGCCGCGTGAAACTGCGCGACCAGCAGCGCCTGGCCCATGGCCCGCTCGCTGAATATCCCAACGAGGACTTCGGCGACGAGGTTCCCCGGTCGGGCAATGCGAGTGGCGGCGGGCAGCCGGGGTGGGCGGTCAGGTGTGCGCCGGGCGGCCCGAACGACTACGTGTACGTCATCGTCCAGCCCGTCGGCTGGAAGCCGATCAGCGAGCTCATCGGCCGGCCCGAACTCGCCGAGGACCCCGAGTGGGCCACCCCCGAAGCCAGGCTGCCCAAGCTGGAGAAGATGTTCCAGCTCATCGAGGAATGGACCAGCACACTCCCCAAGTTGCGGGTGCTGGAGGCGCTCAACGCCCACAACATCCCCTGTGGTCCGGTCCTGTCCACCAAGGAGATCATCGAGGACGCCTCGCTCGCCGCCAACGGGATCGTCGTCGAGGTCGAGCACCCCGAGCGCGGTTCGTACGTCACGGTCGGCAACCCGCTGAAACTGTCCGACTCCCCGGTCGAGGTGGAGCGGTCCCCGCTGCTCGGCGAACACAACGAGGAGATCTACCTCGGCGAGCTCGGCATCTCGCATGACGAGCTGCCGATGCTCAAGGCGCAAGGGGTGATCTGA
- a CDS encoding formate dehydrogenase beta subunit: MNNSSDSTAHSDFTARSDFTARSDFTARSDSTPRSDSTAKVYVPRDSAARSVGADEVADALQLAAARGDFDIEVVRNGSRGMLWLEPLIEVVTPHGRVGYGPVAPSEVEGLLAAGMLDGADHPLRLGVVDELPWLARQTRVTFARVGVTDPLSTQDYLEHGGLAGLRAALELAPEDVVTEVTESGLRGRGGAGFPAGIKWKTVLGCTDELKFVCCNADEGDSGTFADRMVMEGDPFMLIEGMTIAAHAVGASEGYLYIRSEYPDAVATMRAAIGIAREHGWLGKGILGSALDFDLQVRVGAGAYICGEETSMLESLEGKRGMVRAKPPIPAIEGLFGKPTVVNNVLTLATVPIVLADGAKAYQELGVERSRGTQVFQLGGNIAHGGIVETAFGVTLRELVEDYGGGTFSGRPVRTVQVGGPLGAYLPTSMFDLPMDYEAFAAAGAMVGHGGLVVFDDSVDMAAQARFAMEFCAEESCGKCTPCRVGSVRGVEVIDKIVAGEHRDENLALLEDLCDLMTDGSLCAMGGLTPMPVRSALAHFPDDFLGGRRSLEIQPVQATGVRTEGTA, translated from the coding sequence ATGAACAACTCTTCGGACTCCACGGCACATTCGGACTTCACGGCGAGGTCGGACTTCACGGCGAGGTCGGACTTCACGGCGAGGTCGGATTCCACGCCGAGGTCGGATTCCACGGCGAAGGTCTACGTCCCCCGCGACTCGGCTGCCAGATCCGTCGGCGCGGACGAGGTCGCGGACGCCCTGCAACTGGCGGCGGCTCGCGGAGACTTCGACATCGAAGTGGTACGCAACGGATCGCGCGGCATGCTCTGGCTGGAGCCGCTGATCGAGGTGGTGACCCCGCACGGCCGCGTCGGGTACGGACCGGTGGCCCCCTCGGAGGTGGAGGGACTCCTCGCCGCCGGCATGCTCGACGGAGCCGACCACCCGCTGCGGCTCGGCGTCGTGGACGAACTGCCCTGGCTGGCACGCCAGACACGCGTCACCTTCGCCAGAGTCGGCGTGACCGACCCGCTGTCGACCCAGGACTATCTGGAGCACGGCGGACTGGCCGGGCTGCGCGCGGCGCTGGAACTCGCCCCCGAGGACGTGGTCACGGAGGTCACCGAATCCGGGCTGCGCGGCCGCGGCGGCGCGGGATTCCCGGCCGGTATCAAGTGGAAGACGGTGCTCGGATGCACGGACGAGCTGAAGTTCGTCTGCTGCAACGCCGATGAGGGCGACAGCGGGACCTTCGCCGACCGGATGGTCATGGAAGGCGACCCGTTCATGCTCATCGAGGGCATGACGATCGCCGCACACGCGGTCGGCGCGAGCGAGGGCTACCTCTACATCCGCTCGGAGTACCCCGACGCGGTGGCCACGATGCGTGCGGCGATCGGCATCGCGCGTGAGCACGGCTGGCTAGGGAAGGGCATCCTCGGCTCGGCGCTCGACTTCGACCTGCAGGTACGCGTCGGCGCCGGCGCGTACATCTGCGGCGAGGAGACCTCCATGCTGGAGAGCCTGGAGGGCAAGCGGGGCATGGTCCGCGCCAAGCCGCCGATCCCCGCGATCGAGGGCCTGTTCGGCAAACCGACGGTCGTGAACAACGTCCTCACGCTGGCCACCGTCCCCATCGTTCTCGCAGACGGGGCGAAGGCGTACCAGGAACTCGGCGTCGAGCGCTCGCGCGGCACCCAGGTGTTCCAGCTCGGCGGCAACATCGCGCACGGCGGCATCGTGGAGACCGCGTTCGGCGTCACCCTGCGCGAACTCGTCGAGGACTACGGCGGCGGTACGTTCTCCGGGCGCCCGGTGCGCACCGTGCAGGTCGGCGGGCCGCTCGGCGCCTATCTGCCGACGTCGATGTTCGACCTGCCGATGGACTACGAGGCCTTCGCGGCGGCCGGTGCGATGGTCGGCCACGGCGGCCTCGTGGTGTTCGACGACAGCGTCGACATGGCCGCCCAGGCGCGCTTCGCCATGGAGTTCTGCGCCGAGGAGTCCTGTGGCAAGTGCACACCGTGCCGGGTCGGTTCGGTGCGCGGTGTCGAGGTGATCGACAAGATCGTGGCCGGTGAGCACCGGGACGAGAATCTGGCGTTGCTTGAGGATCTGTGCGACCTGATGACCGATGGTTCGCTGTGCGCGATGGGCGGACTGACGCCGATGCCCGTACGCAGCGCCCTCGCTCATTTCCCCGACGATTTCCTCGGCGGCCGTCGAAGCCTGGAGATCCAACCCGTACAAGCGACTGGCGTGAGGACGGAGGGCACGGCATGA